In Kryptolebias marmoratus isolate JLee-2015 linkage group LG11, ASM164957v2, whole genome shotgun sequence, the following proteins share a genomic window:
- the LOC108243458 gene encoding uncharacterized protein LOC108243458 translates to MVPPKVGEKTAQKTGIITKRVADLRFVVGFVHLSVKKEKAAVEQNPVLCSTHLSPYHTILKVKALFPHTTIHPGIIVRDLTIHRRVVLDPTISIHRNLLVWGPTISIHRNLLVWGPTISIHRNLLVWGPTISIHRNLLVWGPTISIHRNLLVWGPTISIHRNLLVWGPTISIHRNLLVWGPTISIHRNLLVWGLTICLPTARRTIIVQNHTTHVHRNLLAWVCTTDLTTIVCQAFQNLSLGSCVIF, encoded by the coding sequence ATGGTCCCTCCCAAGGTGGGAGAAAAGACTGCTCAAAAGACTGGCATAATCACAAAAAGGGTGGCAGATTTGAGATTCGTAGTAGGATTCGTCCATCTGAGTGTGAAGAAGGAAAAGGCAGCCGTGGAACAAAACCCAGTTTTATGTTCTACGCATCTGTCCCCATACCACACCATCTTAAAGGTAAAGGCTCTGTTCCCCCATACCACCATCCACCCAGGCATCATTGTCCGGGATCTCACCATTCACCGACGCGTTGTCCTGGACCCCACCATCAGCATCCACCGAAACCTCCTGGTGTGGGGCCCCACCATCAGCATCCACCGAAACCTCCTGGTGTGGGGCCCCACCATCAGCATCCACCGAAACCTCCTGGTGTGGGGCCCCACCATCAGCATCCACCGAAACCTCCTGGTGTGGGGCCCCACCATCAGCATCCACCGAAACCTCCTGGTGTGGGGCCCCACCATCAGCATCCACCGAAACCTCCTGGTGTGGGGCCCCACCATCAGCATCCACCGAAACCTCCTGGTGTGGGGCCCCACCATCAGCATCCACCGAAACCTCCTGGTGTGGGGCCTCACCATCTGCCTCCCCACTGCCCGCCGCACCATCATTGTCCAAAACCATACCACCCACGTCCACAGAAACCTCTTGGCCTGGGTCTGCACCACAGACCTCACCACCATCGTCTGCCAGGCCTTCCAAAACTTAAGTCTTGGGTCTTGCGTAATATTTTGA
- the LOC108243447 gene encoding uncharacterized protein LOC108243447, translating to MPAGFLITRLLLVYLLQKVDYNSIFATAQPAAQAWHVARGPYDYLPNLPLQHVTHERQPQVGHNNPWAKLVEGFIRSRNHPEANYHPSLHQQIQNPYHPQILIKNPYERLSSKLPALEPKKIEFNVNIPFQHLVKGLALTKKGYDWFREIRDGDHSHRMNQGIAGPFWSDHRGLPKDMLKRKPTQGGGNQGVNFRFSAPFPSYRETPNLQRPENLGFFFSPSELATHSSPEFGLERPIPHHDLGLNHPYFGPAHVPQMAPPGCLFADQVQVYPGQHQTQEQQHDEKQTQQQVLQKLQPQLPIFRQMFNTGHHNPSAGKLWTEEISKQLPQIQVSIGNPNHDPEEHPKKEVEAPEQKPPESSGAVFPRLGCRSPEVQNKPHKQWLLCPRVFRWPQT from the exons atgcCTGCTGGGTTCCTCATTACAAG ACTACTGCTGGTTTACTTGTTGCAGAAAGTCGATTACAACTCAATATTTGCCACAG CTCAACCTGCGGCACAAGCATGGCATGTTGCCCGAGGCCCTTATGACTATTTGCCCAATCTGCCCCTACAGCATGTTACCCATGAGAGGCAACCTCAAGTTGGTCATAACAATCCTTGGGCGAAGCTTGTGGAGGGTTTTATTAGGAGCCGCAACCACCCAGAAGCCAACTACCACCCGAGTTTGCATCAACAAATCCAGAACCCCTATCACCCTCAGATTCTCATTAAAAATCCATATGAGAGACTGTCATCAAAACTCCCTGCTTTGGAGcctaaaaaaattgaatttaatgTGAACATCCCTTTTCAACACCTTGTCAAAGGACTCGCTTTAACAAAGAAAGGATATGATTGGTTCCGTGAAATCCGAGATGGTGACCATTCTCACAGGATGAACCAAGGGATTGCTGGTCCGTTTTGGTCTGATCATAGGGGTTTGCCAAAGGATATGCTTAAAAGAAAACCCACTCAAGGAGGTGGCAATCAAGGTGTTAACTTTAGATTTTCTGCTCCATTCCCCAGCTATAGAGAAACGCCCAATCTACAAAGACCAGAAaatttgggtttcttttttagTCCGTCAGAACTGGCCACGCACAGTTCACCCGAGTTTGGACTTGAAAGGCCCATCCCGCATCATGATCTGGGACTCAATCACCCCTATTTTGGTCCAGCACACGTTCCACAAATGGCTCCGCCAGGCTGCCTCTTTGCTGATCAGGTCCAAGTATATCCCGGTCAGCATCAGACCCAGGAACAGCAGCACGATGAGAAACAAACCCAGCAACAAGTGCTGCAAAAACTTCAGCCACAACTGCCCATCTTTCGTCAAATGTTCAACACCGGGCACCACAATCCTTCAGCAGGGAAGCTCTGGACAGAGGAAATTTCAAAACAGCTGCCACAAATTCAAGTCTCTATTGGGAATCCCAACCATGATCCTGAGGAGCACCCAAAAAAAGAGGTAGAAGCTCCAGAGCAAAAACCACCTGAAAGCAGCGGTGCAGTCTTTCCACGATTGGGGTGTCGATCTCCTGAGGTGCAGAACAAGCCGCATAAACAGTGGCTATTGTGCCCACGGGTCTTCAGATGGCCTCAAACTTAA